The Acropora palmata chromosome 3, jaAcrPala1.3, whole genome shotgun sequence nucleotide sequence TGTATTTGATAGATTCAAACGTCTTATCCCTTTAGATGCTAGGTTAAAGGTTTACAGTTCCTTTATATTCCTTCACATTTTACCGTGTTACTGTGTGGTACTTAAGTTCTAAAAGCGATTCAGAtaggcctgaaaaattaaatgaaggaTCCTTAAGAAGTGCTTTTCAAGATAAGATTATCAATCACCATTAATGTGGCCTATAGGACCACAATGTATAATAGCAAAATTTTGCCTTTCTATTGTATAAAACATAAATTACAATTAATCTAGCGTCATCTTGCAATAAGGGTGTCTTTTTTTACGTGCCACACCATATGATCTTAGGGGCTCATATTATATTTCTTCCTAAATGTAACATATCCTCATATGGACATAAATCAATTAGATATCGGGCGATTACTTATGAAAGAATATTAGATTATGCCAGGATTTTAGTTCTTTTAAAAACCTGATTTACAAAATTGACGTTGCTGGTATACAGTAATAATCATAATATCTTTGTTGCTACTCAAGTTAAAATACGTAACACCAAAATGGGATGCCATTTTGGTGTTACGTATTTTAGGCATTTTATATTTAGTATTTAGCTTTTGTAGTCTTAGCTCGCTCAAACTAGCGCTAGTGTGCTATGTATTGTCAGTGAGTTGAAATAAAGATTCTTTCTTACTAAGCGTTTATCTCAACCTTTAATTAATTGTTATGATCAGTTTGGAAAATGTAAGTCCATATTTCGAGGGATGTGCTTGTCTTATGGAGGGAGAGTGATGAAGCTTACGAATTCTTTCTGTATTCATAGACTTGCGTCGATACAGGACTTGAAAGTGAAAGTGATCTTGTGGGTGACATCCTAGATTTTCCTTTGATTGTTAGAGACATAATCGAAGATGATCAACCTATACTTTGTATCGCAAATCGAATACCGGTAGGCTGTCAAGTATATCCTGTTTGTTGAACTCTTTCCATACAGtgcaagaaaatattttagctAAAAAAGATAGTagttgatattttttctccATGTAGCACCCCAATGATCGCATTCAGGCGGGTGAGTGTAGCCTTGGTCCGTGTCAAAAGATGATCTGGGTTTACGGTTTTCAGTCATGTAAAATACATTGACGTAATTATGCTAGGGTAGAAGAAAGTGAGTCTACATACGTTAACAAAAATAGAGCTCCCCTATAGTAGCTTTTTTCCCCCACCGTCTGTTGCTGGTTAGCTGGCAAGAGCTAAGATATAATTAAACGACTCGCCAGCATATAAAAACAGGCTGAATGTTTGTTGTTATAGCTCTTCAAAAACGGAaaatcgaaagaaaaaaaatcccctaatatttcattttgaacGGCTGGGATATGACATTTCCTTTCtcgatattttattttgttattgtcatAACGATCACTTCTATTTCTTGGAACATCCTCTGTCGATTTCCAAATGAGGATCAAGTAGTTAGCCTTAAATACAATTTGCATGAATTACTGCAAAGCAAATCGCAAACTACTGTCAAAAATCAGTTTCTGTAAATCAGTTTCTCGTTTAATTGTGAGACAGTTAATCCTATAGATGATAAAACATTCATTTTCGAACGAATCTTGCTACGGCCTTCATCGCTTTATCAACTAAAAGGACCACTTCCacaacaggaaacaaaaaatatccggcggaaaaaaaattgctcatTCAGGGGGACAAACAAACATGTGGCAAGTAACGCGAAATTTTCAACCCGCAAAAGGCGCCAGTTTGCTCCTTTGATTGATTCTGAGAAAGATCATTGTTGTTTCCAAACACAGCATTTTAAAAGAACACGATATTCGATCGAATGAATTAAATCTTTTCAAGCGCAGGTGATGAGAAACAATTCTTATTAAAAGCGAGTTGAAATTCAGATTGGATTATATCAACCAATCACGTgacgataaaaaaaatagtacCCCAACTCGAGCGATCACTTGATGTGTTGTTACATTGGATGCACAGAGTGTTGGGATAAATGGGCGCTCTTTTGCTGGAAAATGATTATCCTTTCTTGTTAGTTGTCACCTGAGAGCGTAGCATTTTCCTGAGTAATTGCACCTTtggatgttttcttttaatctaaaaaaaaagaggtttaATAGCAACATTTGTGTGCCGAAGGTGAACAAACTtcggagaaaaaaaaaaaccttaacaAGAAACTTTAAACACGACTATGGAGGCTGTTCTCATTTCAGGCGCACAAGGATTAGGATCCGAAGGACTTGGTCCGGGGGAAGGCAGTGAGACAGGTCGCAGATTTCGATTACATTCGATTGACGGCATCGCTCGTTCCACCGGCGCCACGAGAGGACTATACTCTCCTGAGGTTCGACCGCCTAGAGGACGCTTCAACACTGATCTGGGAACAGGAGCATTCGAGCAGGCGGCGAAATATTTATCAccagaaaaaataacaatttatcCTCTTCTTGGATCAAGTAAAGGACGAGGAGTGAGGGTCAGAATCAACGTTAGTGGAATGATTTTCGAGACTCTCGAGTCAACTCTTTCGCGCTTTCCTGATTCCTTGCTGGGATCTCCAAAAAAGCGCGAGAAATATTACGActcaaaaaacaaagaattctTTTTCGATAGAAATCGCGTGGCTTTCGATTCCATTCTTTACTTCTATCAATCTCGCGGGAAACTACTCAGACCAAGCGAAATTGACCGCAAAACCTTTTGCGacgaaattcaatttttcGAGTTGGGCGAAGATGTTGTTGAGCGCTTCAAGGCGAGGGAAATAAACATTGAGCCTGAAGTAGGGCCACTTCCCGAGAATCCATTCCAAAGAAAAGTTTGGGAAGTAATGGAGCTGTCACATTCTTCTCTGTTCGCacaaattgtggccatttggTCTGTCTTCGTTATTCTCCTCTCAATCGTGATATTTTGCATCGAGACATTGCCCCGTTTTCGTTACAGTcgaaatgacaaaaatacGCCACTTAACGGCCTTGAGATTTTTTGTGTGGCATGGTTTACTTTCGAATACGTTGCGCGCTTGTTAGCCGCACCTCAAAAGCTCAAATTCGTTCGCGGTATCTTGAACATTATCGATCTAGTTGCTATATTGCCTTATTTCATTATCTTGGGAATTTCGGCACCTGGCCATGGAAAGGAGTCTAATGCTTCCTACGTTGCCTTTTTCCGGATTCTTCGGCTTGTTCGAGTCTTCCGAATCTTCAAACTCTCCCGGCATTACCGTGGCCTAAAGATTCTCGGGATGACATTAAGAGCAAGCCTGCGAGAACTTCTtctgctgtcatttttcttgcttATGGGAGTTATAATATTCTCCAGTGTGGTATACTACGTAGAGAGCGCTAATTTTGGCAGTATCCCAGAAGCTTTTTGGTGGTCTGTAGTTACTATGACAACGGTAAGTAAGGCTGTGGGAACAGTGGGTATTAGAGAAGTTTGGTTTGTTATGATTTCAGGCGAATCACTCTTTTTAGTAATAAGCGGGATAGGACAGATTAAAGATTAAACTGATTAAAGGATATTGTAAATTCATCAACAGTGTGTTTACTTTTCCTAATTTATTATCATGCATATGCTACcaaaatttattgatttaaacAAACCcgcaaattattattaacaatgGTGTACAGAGAGATCAGCGCTTGAGGAAATTCTATTATTGAAAGGCGATCAGATATCAACAaacgaaatttgcatatcacCTGTCAAGGAAACGTTCAATGATAAATAGAGCGAGCGAGAAACGTATTCAAAATGTGAATAGCTGATGTAAGTAGTGCTTTCGAAGAATAACATGCCCTGATGATGtcaaaaaaactaaaacaacgGAATTTTAAGAAcgctttttgcaaaaatacacTCTCTTCAGGGCCAGGAATTCTAATAGGAGAAAAAATCGCTTCTTCCCTCTCACTAAATCAGTTAAATTTTGTCAATCAAAATATAAGTattgaacaatgaaaacaaaaagaattagAAGGTCGGAGAAATGTCTTCGACAGAGAATCATCGCTCAAGGAAAGGATTTCAGCACTACTCTGTGAGAAATGAAGCCCGTATGGTCTTACTAACGCACTGTTGTTTCCTATGAATGTTATAGGTTGGCTATGGAGATAAGACTCCCTCCACAGCATGGGGAAAAGCGATTGGTTCGCTTTGCGCAGTCGCAGGGGTGCTCACTCTCGCCTTACCTGTCCCTGTAATTGTCTCGAATTTCAGCTATTTCTACAATCTCGATAAAGAGAGAAGATATTCCTTTGAACAGGAGGTGAAAAGCACGGCCTCTGGAAAGCACACATCTGCGTCCACAGCCTAGAATATCACAGaggtttcttctttttttcagtttttgcaaTCTTTCATTGTATTGGCTGGTCTTGGTATATTgagatataaaaaaaatggtgacgaggttttttttttctcaatgtGGATCTGCAGTTCTCTTCGAGTTGCCAGATTACACAACGAAAAGACAACTTGTTTCAAATACGAGTTGTTAAAGCAAacattaaatgaaaaagactATTAGACAAATAAGACTCTTGGATTTCTGGTAACAGTACTGTGTGCTATGGAATAATGCACTGAATGATTGAATGAAAACCCACGACTTTTAGGTGACCTTGCACCTGTCTATAGAGCCTGACTGTGATAGGGAAAGAAACAATAGACGATAGAACACACCTAACATTAGTAACAACAGAAGGTTGATTACAGCTCACGCTATTGACACTGATCACTTTAAAACTTTGATGTCGGGAATTAGGAGATATGAATTTACACTATTCTATGATTAAGCAGGTACGAAATATTTTCGGTACTGGGAAGATTGCCAAGCTATGGATTTATCTGTTGAACTTGTGGATTTCTTCCATATTTTTCGAACAAAATATGCACAGGAGATAATCAAGATTGTCGGGAAAAAATTAAGGTTAGGTTTGATAAAGATGGCTGACAGTTCTCTCTTTAAAGCTTGCTTTTCAATGGTAACGAAAACATAAGCGCCAGCGACATGCGCAAACTCAGAAGATGACTTTTGCTCATTGTTACATTCAGTTGTCAAAACGAAACCCGCCAAAGAACAAGTCACTATACGCCTGCGTGTCATTAATAAAAATGAAGCGTTGGCTTTGTTAAAAGGAATTTGTACTTCAATTGATTTCGTAGCCTGATGAATTTCTTCCACAGCCCAAGTTACAAataattacaaatatggcacTGAAGGGACGACACGAGTAGAAATCAAACGGCAGTTACCTTTAACAAACAAAGTTCTAAAACTGCAGCCTGAAACATTTATTAAAGAATCAAGAGAATAAATAATGTGGATTTAGTAACTGCCTGCTATGGCTGTCTGTGGTTTGACAAAGTAAAATCGAGCTCTAAAGACGAAGGTGGATTCGAACGTATGAAATTCTCCTTGCGCCTTCGACGCGATAGGGTCAGCAACCGTCGAAGTCCTTTCCGAAACACTTTGTCTCTTATTGCGTACACATAAAAATTGACAGAGCTGTTGGATACAGCGAGGTATAATCCGACACGGACCAATCGAGTGGGGAGGTCGCTTAAAGAGACAAACAATTTCCATAAAGAAACAACGGTGTACACagaccaaaaaagaaaaaacattccaATGATTATGACAACTGTCTTTGCAGCTTTGTGTGATTTAGTCACCTTTCTGTCAATAGTAGAAACACCAGGAAGCTGGATGTTGCGTAGCTGTTTGCGGGCGGTGCTAAAAATCATAGTGTATGCTACAACCATCACAAGAACcggcaacaaaaaacaaaacaatgccAGACCAAGAGCGTATGTTCTGTTGCCAAGACTCTCTCCACTCCAGTTAGGTTTACAAGTAGCTGTTCCATCTTCATAAATGTACTCTCCCCACCCTAATATAGGAGCAAACGTCCAAAAAAGAGAGTGAACCCACACCATGACGATCACGAAAATTGTCTTTTGTGTTGTGACGATTTCTGGGTAACGAAGCGGTCGTGTGATGTAAAAATATCGATCAACGGATATTGCGCATAAGTTCATAAGTGAGGCGTTCAACGAGACACAGATAATCACTGCATGAACATGGCAGATGGCTTCCCCTAACGCCCAAGATTGCTTGACCACACTGACAATCAATAATGGAGCATAGATAATACCGACCAACAGGTCAGCCAGGCTTAAACTGCACAGTAAGAAGTAATTTGGCTCGCGAAGCTGTAAAGTTCGCCAAACTATTAGTAGTACCAGCGAATTGCCGACGATTATTGCAATGTTGACAATGCACAAAAAAGACACGCTTGCCCAAACTTCAGCGGAGGGGTAGAGCCGGGCTCTATCATTGGAACCAAAGTTGAAGCTGAACGAATCTTCTGATGTGAAGTTCGTCATCACTAAAGACAACCCTTGTTGTTTGCAATAACGCTCCGACTAAGTGATGACTGTTCTAagggttttcaaatttaaatactTAGTGTTAAGTGGCAGGATATCACGTTCGGACCTCAAATGCGCCCTGAAGCACGTCGCCCGCTCGTGGGAAAAAATGCTTACGGCCACCacgaacaataaaaaataaaaaacaagtgCACGGAAAATATCTCTGAAAAAAGTTTAcgaaaatcgaaaaatttaCGAATTTAAATGTCTGGTTAATTAGTTGAGCGAACACGACGCAATGAAGCTTTGTTTGCTAATAAGAGGATTACTCTCTTCATTGATCACACGCTTTCTTGGCATGTCCGTGAATATAATAGAAAAAAGGCGTCTGAAGAAAAACTAATGTTGTATTCAAATCTACCGTATCTAAGAATAAGTAAAGCAAATGCTAAATACTTGTGGGAAACGTAAAGTAAACACATGTGAACACATTAACATCAAGAAGCAAATCATGTACTAACGTATTCCTCTGAAAGTCAAGTTCAACTAGAATTTGAGAGacgatttttttaaaaattgttccCAAATGGTACAAATACTAACTTCGCACTCCAAACAAGAGCTTCTCTGTAACTCAAAAACAAGTGCAAAAGCTGAACGTgccgaaaataaacaaaaagccCTCCATTAGCCGTAAAAACTAATTAAGTCCCAATGGACTGTTGAGGCTCAAAGTAAGACATTGCGATTACAGGAGATTGACAAACGAAGAGCGCTAGTCCAGTTTGAACCATTTGCCAAATGTAAACGACGTCTCCGCTTTCACTAAATCATTGTTCAAGAGCGCGTGTCAACCCCAAGGCGATACAGCATTTTAAGTTGGAAATCATTATTAGCTGAGAAAAAAAGGCGGAAAAGCCCTCAAATTTTACTCAGCGAAAATGCACATCATAGCATGAGTTGCATATGAAAGCAAAGCTTGCCAaacaaatatttcacgatCTTGCTGGTTACGTCTGAGATCATAGGGAGATGCTATCTCCAATTTTAAATCACGTCCTAGACTTTGTACTAATCATATTATTGGTTTCTCTTACGCAAAACGTGACCAATTGCGTGGTAAAGGTCTTTAAAAACAAAGGACGATTACAGAGTAAAAAGCGAACCATATCGTTAAGCGCTTTATAAAATTTAGAGGAAACGATAAATTCCTTACTTTACTGATCAACGATTTGACTAATTGAGTAACTATTTATCCTTAGGACTTTCTTCAAGGGTTTGCTCgctaataaatattgttgtactgaaAGAGCTTATATATTGTTCCGCCTTTGTGCAGAAGACGTGGATTGCATTGATATCGGATTACTGCCAGTGGCGATCAGCAGAGAAAGTTCTCTTTAAGAGACTCTTGTTTGGACGCGTGCTCCCGCGCTGATGACGGTATGATTTGTTTTTCGTTACTCTTGGTTAAGTTCATTACCTAGGTGCATCGTTATTGGTAAAAGCTATTCCCCCAGATTTGGCTTTAACCTTAGTATTCAGCATTAAATATCCAATATCAGATGCACCGCTCTcaacataaaagaaaatcGTTACCTAGTAGTCAGATCCAAAAACTACATGTAGAggtaaaattacaaaactataCGTGTTGATAGTATTATCgattcaatttatttcaagTTCAATGGCTTCTTGGAGTGAAAAACCTTTGCTTTTCTCAAACAGAATACTACTTCCAAAGCCAACGCAACGAGCTCAAACAAATATCATTTATATTGATTCAAAGTGAAAGTGGAGCAACTTATACTGGTAAAACTTAAAGTTAAAGGCCGATGAGGTAGGATCTTCCTCCAGGGTTGTGCAGAGGAACTGGCGCGGGTTTCGACATGCACCACTCGTACCAAACTTTTTTCGGTGTACACTTTCTCCAAAAGTGACAAGTTATTGTTGAGCCCGCGGTCACATACTGCGGTTCCTTTGGATAAATGAAACAGTTAAGCCATTATTAACACTGAAGGCAAGCTTGAGGACATGTAAACaaaacataccttgattggaaaataaaacGGAAACCAGCTAAACATCCCTTCAGAATGTGTCTCTGGTCTGATACCTGAGTGAAGAACAGAATTGATACCTTTGAATTGATGGTAAATCACAGTCGAGGTTGTTAGCGCACTTTctgctatttcaaaaaaaggtctcactttttttttttcaaagaatgaaGTCATTGGGGGCTAATGATGGCCTTCTTTTAGGCTTAAACATTGCAGAATAGAACATTTCAGAACCAATTGTGTTCGGATTAAGACTGTTAAAGGGCGCGCAGATGAATGAATGAACGCAGGGCGGACCACGTTCAGGCTATTAAGTGATGTGAACTTACTCAGCGTGACATCCTTGTACAATACTGTCTCAAAATACCCAGCAAAACCATGCAAACTGAAACTCGTCTTGGCTTCAAATTCCAGAGATTTGACGCGGGAATTGTCAATTCTATCAGCTGAAAAGCAACAACATAATGTACAACATACTTGTCGCATCTGCTAAGCTCCGGGGAATTAAAGATTTCTTCTCCGTCctccccacccccaccccccctcgaaaaaagacaataaaacaatgacaaaaagtGTTTTACGTAACAAAACAAGCTATGCCACAGTCTTTTTACAAATGATTGTTGTGAGCAATTTTTTGGTGTCCACACTCACGATATAAAATCTGCATGTAAGTCCGCTCGTACTTCGCTTGAAATTTGTGAAGTACAATCCAAAATATTTCTTACAAACCTCTGTTCGGATGAACAAATACAAAGCAAGGTTGCGGCGGTGAAATGACTGCCACGTTGTGAAGTCGAACAACATAGGGAGTCTCAAACGGGGCCTGCAACgggcaaaacaaaatttccgagttcacttccgcctctatttcaaagcgaagtgcgaagtctttgacGGTTATGAAGATCCGTTTTCAAAATTTCGCACTtcgactcgctttgaaagagaaaatgagAGGAactcgaaaatggtctattacaAAAAGGATTTTCAAGATATAGAGACATTCAACTTTCATAACAACAAAATGCAATAACGATGAAATatatcatatattgaactgcatatgtgaaatcaaataagctatgatcctcgcagttattaacgcaatttttgcaattgcgtatagaagcctgaaaaattcaggacttcaacggggtttgaacccgtgaatgaccagctcccaaggtcagtggcttcatagctcagtcgggcaccggtatcgcgaggtcacgggttcaaacgccgttgaagtcctgaatttttcacgcttctatacgcaattgcaaaaattgcgttcataactgcgaggatcatagcttcttTGAAAACGCAATGACATTGAAATTAGAATTGACCTTAgaaaccaatcagagtatTTCAAGCAAAGTCCGAACGAAAGACTGCAAGCCATCCCGCCCGGCAGCAGGCTTAAGTGAAACAGCCATTCCACAACTAGTCAAACATTGGATTTTTTATAATGTACTTATACTAGATTTTTTTATAATGCACTTATACTAGTTTTTAGGGTTTGTTATATCTTGCAATGATTGGTTGTTATAGTCAGAACAACGACTTCCCGATTTCAAAGTAGTAGGGCATCAAGAACAAGAACGGCTTTGAAAATTACCTCGTCTCATCTCAACAATCATTCGAATACGCATTTAACTCAGTCTTTTTTAACAAGCGCTAGCTGGGGTTAAGAGTTCTGCAATGAGGTCTCAACATCTCAGTCACAGAGATGTATAGTTATTAGAGCCACTTAACGAAGTCTGCAACCCGAAGAAATTACATTCTTTGCGAATTAATATTACTTTCTTTCCTGTCACGG carries:
- the LOC141877264 gene encoding potassium voltage-gated channel subfamily A member 1-like, translated to MEAVLISGAQGLGSEGLGPGEGSETGRRFRLHSIDGIARSTGATRGLYSPEVRPPRGRFNTDLGTGAFEQAAKYLSPEKITIYPLLGSSKGRGVRVRINVSGMIFETLESTLSRFPDSLLGSPKKREKYYDSKNKEFFFDRNRVAFDSILYFYQSRGKLLRPSEIDRKTFCDEIQFFELGEDVVERFKAREINIEPEVGPLPENPFQRKVWEVMELSHSSLFAQIVAIWSVFVILLSIVIFCIETLPRFRYSRNDKNTPLNGLEIFCVAWFTFEYVARLLAAPQKLKFVRGILNIIDLVAILPYFIILGISAPGHGKESNASYVAFFRILRLVRVFRIFKLSRHYRGLKILGMTLRASLRELLLLSFFLLMGVIIFSSVVYYVESANFGSIPEAFWWSVVTMTTVGYGDKTPSTAWGKAIGSLCAVAGVLTLALPVPVIVSNFSYFYNLDKERRYSFEQEVKSTASGKHTSASTA
- the LOC141877268 gene encoding melanopsin-B-like — its product is MTNFTSEDSFSFNFGSNDRARLYPSAEVWASVSFLCIVNIAIIVGNSLVLLIVWRTLQLREPNYFLLCSLSLADLLVGIIYAPLLIVSVVKQSWALGEAICHVHAVIICVSLNASLMNLCAISVDRYFYITRPLRYPEIVTTQKTIFVIVMVWVHSLFWTFAPILGWGEYIYEDGTATCKPNWSGESLGNRTYALGLALFCFLLPVLVMVVAYTMIFSTARKQLRNIQLPGVSTIDRKVTKSHKAAKTVVIIIGMFFLFWSVYTVVSLWKLFVSLSDLPTRLVRVGLYLAVSNSSVNFYVYAIRDKVFRKGLRRLLTLSRRRRKENFIRSNPPSSLELDFTLSNHRQP